GCTCAACCGTTTCAGGCAACATATCACACGCGGTCCGCCCCGGCACATTATAAAGAATCTGTGGAATTGCCACGCGCTCAGCAATCAGCTTGTAATGCTGATACAAACCTTCTTGCGTTGGCTTGTTGTAATAGGGCGTCACCAGCAAACAGGCATCTGCGCCATCCTGCATCGCAATTTCAGTCATTTCAATCGCTTCGGCGGTGCTATTGGAGCCAGTGCCTGCGATGACCGGAATTTTACCCGCCACCAAATCAATCACACGTTTCATGACATGCCGGTGTTCCTTGTAATTCAAGGTTGCCGATTCGCCGGTTGTGCCGACTGCCACAATAGCGTCGGTGCCGTTTTCCAAATGGAAAGCCACCAGAGCTTCCAACGCCGCCTCATCCACGTCCCCATTGGCTTTCATCGGGGTTATGAGTGCCACCATACTGCCGCGAAACATGCAAATCTCCAAAAAATAGTTTGACAGCATACTACTGAGGCGG
The window above is part of the Thiothrix winogradskyi genome. Proteins encoded here:
- the dapA gene encoding 4-hydroxy-tetrahydrodipicolinate synthase translates to MFRGSMVALITPMKANGDVDEAALEALVAFHLENGTDAIVAVGTTGESATLNYKEHRHVMKRVIDLVAGKIPVIAGTGSNSTAEAIEMTEIAMQDGADACLLVTPYYNKPTQEGLYQHYKLIAERVAIPQILYNVPGRTACDMLPETVERLAAIPNIVGIKEATGNLERAADILQRCGDRIDLYSGDDATAMELILMGGKGDISVTANVAPKAMHEMCAAALAGDRETASRINATLAALHTDLFLEPNPMPVKWALAKMGFGDERGIRLPLVPCSEAIKPQVLAAMRQAGIEC